Below is a genomic region from Meleagris gallopavo isolate NT-WF06-2002-E0010 breed Aviagen turkey brand Nicholas breeding stock chromosome 5, Turkey_5.1, whole genome shotgun sequence.
TTTTAACAAGTAATAACATTATAAGTAAAATAGAAACTACAGCTTAACGTTCCcagtgaacttcagaaatgttccTGTACGTATATAGGAAGTTTGTAGAAGTGAGAATGTTGTAAACTACTGGTAACTGTGGTGGTGTGGATGTGATGCCCTTCTTACCTGCACATGGGCTGGGAGTCGTTTAACACATCTTGTGCTGAATTGTGACAAGACTCCAGAAGCAATAttcactttattttgttttttgtttgtttatttgtttgttttttgagtagTACAATGTGAAACTCAGGTACCAGCAGCAATTTAGGAGCTCTGAGCTTCTGAGTTTACCTTTCCTTTGTGAAGCTGTGAGGAAAGAAGCCACCTTTCCCACGCTCTGTGGAGCTGAGAACACCTGCTGCAGTTTTTGACTGAACTGCCTTATTTTTGTTTACGAGATAATCGCATTTCATTTGTGGTGGGAGCACGTGGCATGCGAAATGTTCTGTTCAAAGTACGGCAATAAAAACTCAGTGAAGACAAAGGCTGGAGCTGGTTCTTGGCGGAGGGGCGGTGTTGGGAGCGAGAAGAACCCCACGTACAAAATGGCGGCGGTTGAGACGAGCCCAGCCGCGCGACGACCGCCCGGCCGCCCCTCGCGAGGCGGGAAGGCGCGCTGAAGGCGGGGCCGAGAGACGCGGGCCGGTTGCCATAGCGACCACAGGTCGGAAGTAGCGTAGGGTGGGCTGGGCGGGGCCAGGCGGGAGCCGCTTCCGGGCACGCTGTTGCATCAGCTCGGCGGCGAGAGGTGGAGGCGGCAGGATGGCAGCGGCCCCAGCCGAACAGGGTAGGTATGCGGAGGGAGTTGCGGCTCATCCCAGGGGGCCTGGCAAGGCGAGGGGAGGCGTTCTCCGGGACTGTCACGGTGCCGTGAAGGCGCTGAGGGCATTCGCCGGGATGATGTCATNNNNNNNNNNNNNNNNNNNNNNNNNNNNNNNNNNNNNNNNNNNNNNNNNNNNNNNNNNNNNNNNNNNNNNNNNNNNNNNNNNNNNNNNNNNNNNNNNNNNaaaaaaaaccaccaacaactacaataaataccaaaaaaaaaaaaaaaacacaaaccaattTGAACCAAGAAAAGTGGTGCCGAACAGGAAGCCTTTACGAAGTGTTAGATGAATGCTTCAGGTTCTTTGGATCCTTTCCATTTTGCGAAACTACACACCCACAGGGATTTCACTGGGACTTGTTACTGcagtcaaataaaataaatgttaccaTGAGAGGAGTACTTCAATGAAAGAAACTATCAATCTACAGAAATTAATTATGCATCAGCAGAGAAGTTTCCAACATTTAATGCCACTGCCACAAGGGATTGAAAAATAATCCCAAAAGGAAATATCTAGGCGTTCTTATGCTATTAATTTTGATTTGCAACATCTGGAGGTGAATGCTGCTACATGCCAGTTACACTGCTGTTATTTGTCTGAGAGCAGTACCCTGTTGTTGAAAAATTCGAGAAACCTTTTGGCAATTAAGAAAGCCCCGGTCATGCACCCTGTCTGTGTGAGTTTTGAACAATTCTTCCAGCCTTTGCCTCTCTTTTGTACGATCAGCAATCAGCCCTatagcaacaggatgagaggtTTCGTTGGAAAGCCAAGAACCGCTCCGATTCTCAACGTGTCAACCAGCTTCCTCCCGCTTTTCCCCCACTCAAGCGCGTTTTCAATACAGCTGCATAGCTGCCGCCCGATGTCCTTCCCTGCTCAAGGGCGGGGCTAGATGGGGGGGGGGGACCTAGTAAAAGGAGGCAGCGGAACCTCACGTCGAGTCGTGCCGCGAGCGGAGGTCAGCGCGCTGAAGCGGTGCTGGGCGCTGCGATGGGAACGCGGGCGGTGGGACTGCTGCTGGTGAGTGCcggggcagggagggagggaggaggcgGGGGGGGAGGTGGTTGAGTGCCGTCCGCTGTCTGCCCGGCTCATCCCGTAGGACGAGGAGTAGTGTTCCTCGGCGTTCGGCCGTGGGCCNNNNNNNNNNNNNNNNNNNNNNNNNNNNNNNNNNNNNNNNNNNNNNNNNNNNNNNNNNNNNNNNNNNNNNNNNNNNNNNNNNNNNNNNNNNNNNNNNNNNccagaggagggccacaaagatgatcaggggactggagcacctcccctatgaagacaggctgagggagctgggcttgttcagtctagagaagagaaggctgcggagtgacctcattgcagcctttcagtacctaaagggaacctataaacaggaggggaatcaactctttgaaagggtagataactgcaggacaaggggaaatggttttaagttgagggaggggagatttaggttggatgttgggggaagttctttactatgagagtggtgaggtgctggaataggctgcccagagaggttgtggatgccccatccctggaggtgttcaaggccaggttggatggggccctgggcagcctggtctggtattaaatggggaggttggtggccctgcatgtggcaggggtttggagattcatgatccttgaggtcccttccaaccctgtgattctgtgaatcatgTAGAAAGTCCTGGAGTGAGCAAAGCAGTAGTTTCAACCACAGAACAGGATTTTATGAGAGTATGAAAATAAAGAGGTATTTAACAGTGTCTCATTATCTCAGCTGAGATCTCAAATAAATTCTGTACCAGATGCTTTAAGGTAATCTAGGTTACTGAGAATGCAGTCTTGGCATATGGCttaggaaatggaagaaataactGCCTGATGCAGCAGGTTATGGAGCATTCCTGAGCTAGTTCTTGGGGAAGAACAGATAAACTGACATCGTGTAGCACTGCATTCAAACCACCTAACTCTTCCACCTCATATCCTAGTCCAGCACATGCAGTTTGCttcctggctctgcagcagATTGGCCACTTGCCTGTGGACTTCTAATTTCTGTGTTGCATCACATCACATAAAGATGATTTCCCTTTTCATGGTAAAGAATGAGACCAAGTGCAAATAAACACACATGAGTGTTTAGTTTCATGTAGACAGCAGTGAGCATTATGGGCAATAAAGTCAAAGTTTGTAATTTACACTAGTGCAATTGCCATTATTGCAGATTAGACTGAAGCACATTTGTTGTTAAATTTCTGATAAGGATTCTTTTACAAGAGAAATCTCAGTTGTGGGGataaaaaaatctccatttctttatttatgtaGGTACCATTTGACTCCCTTCGCTAGAGCAGAGATTAACAATGGCAAATGCATCCAAGGGAAGAAGGCACAAAGGAAAATTTTGAAGATCTCTATCAGACATTCCACAGAATTCCCAGTTTTGTTGGCATGTGCATGCATAAATTACCGTCTGATTGAGGTCATGTTCTGCATGAACTGCACAgtctttcctgcagtgctgaaaatCATCTGTTTTCACATACATTGAAGAGTCTCTGAAGCACATGCCATTATGCAGCTCACCCCGGTGAGCCTCATTGTCTGACATGTACAACTCGTGATGGAGTAATTTCCCTTTGTCCAGTGATTTTGTTTGTGTCCTTCCAAAGTTCTTCAGTGCGAGGACCTACTCTTTAAACTGTTGCATTCCTGAGAACTGGCTTTATGCCACCATATTATTTTCTCAAATCACTATTCTTGTTCTTCCTGCCCCCACCTTCATCACTCTGAGTTTAAATTTAGtttccttcctttatttctctgagAAAAGATTCATACACAAGAAATTTGGAATGATGTGTCAAGGCAAGAATGTGTCCCTCTGCTTTCAGTCGATCATCTAAATGGCTGCTTGCTTTTGAAGTGTTGTGTTCATATACTGTGATagaaatacaatgaaataaTCAGTATCCCTTTTAAATTTGGAGCCTCATGTCAAGCTCCAAATTAAATGCAGCAGTGCATTCAGCTTCTAAAGATAGGAATGGTGTTTTGTAAAGCTGAAACAGCCTGGGTCTCTGATCCCTATTCTAATCAGTAAATCATTCAGTACTGTTCTGGAAGAACTAAGATTACATCAGAAGTATTTCCAACCTTCAATGAAAATTAGAGTGTTTAATGAAGGTTAGAGGAATTGTAGAGAGCACTACCACATCCACATCTTGGCTGTAGTGAAAAGGTGGTAATGATTTTTCTCTAGGTCCCCTCCTCGAGGCAGGGGCTCAGTGAGATGTAATGTGACAGAACACCTATTTTCTGGCAGCAAAACAGAAGTATGAGTTAAAGTCTGTGTTCATGATTTTCATTTGCAAGCATAAGCACATGTCCATTCCTTCTCAAATCAGCTTCTGACAAATCTGCCTGCTATTCCTGTATTGAAATACAACATTGCACATGCAGCAGCAAACCTTGCACATAAATTCATCTTCCAGTGCCtccaaattttaaatataaagcCTGTGTTTTGGAGAGAGATATTAATGCAAAGGTTTCTAGTAATGTTATTTAAGGGAAAATTCCCCTGATCGTTATATACAGCATTCATCGTTGCTATTTTCATAACATTCATTTAATTTGCAAGCCAATCCTGTTACAGTTCTTCTGGAGGACCAATGGACCAGAAAAGTGTCTGCTCTAGGTTTCCAGCCGGCAAAATAAAGTGCTATTTTTAAGGCAGTTTAActtgtttccttctttatttgTAGGCTTTGGCAGCACGTTACAAGTGCAATAAACAAAGGTGATCAACACAAGGCAACACAGGAAAAATttgtgctggaggaggagcagaggaaTGCTGCCCGGGAGCGAAGAGAGAATGGCACGGAATGGAAACCGCTGCTTTTCCAGCATGATTCCACAACTAATGAATGGCGCTACAAATACGAGGAGTGAGTGGTGGTGGGATAGGGGGGTCATGAACAGAACTTTCTGCTCGAGTTCCCAGGGCTGCAAGTGAGATCACAGACCTATAATTCGGTGCTGCCATGCCCCAAACTGTGCCTGGGGTTTGTTCTCTCTGAGCAATGTTGGATGTgtatttctgatacaaattGGGAACAGCTGGAATTGGTGGGTTGGCAATGGAAAATCATCTGTGCCATTGACAGAAATACATGTTGCTGCAATCAAGTGTGGAATCATTTAGAAAAGTTTTTCTGCACTTTTCATAACTGTGCTCTCCTCCCATGCTATGAAGGGTGAAGCCTCTGGTGACTCATTAATTGCTAGGAGCTGTGTATGAGGGAATTATCTGTTACTCCACACCCAGCATCTGTGGCAACTCTTTTTATTATCAGGGATGAATGTATCCCATAGTGCATGCGGAATTTGTGCGTTGCTCTTAATATTCCTTGTgctattcttccttttctgatgtTCTTTCTTTTGGTATTGAAAGTTTAAGACCTTGGGATCCTTTGAATGATATTGCTCAATTTGAGAAGAACGGGATACTGCAGACCATGGAAAGACGTTTATCTACAAGGATGTCAAACCATAAAACAACATGCATAAACAATCAAATTACGCTGCACAAGGTAAGAAGCTTGCttggggaaatatttttttcattgtttagaTAACCAGCCCTTGTCTGCAGCATTTGCATGTAGTCACAGCAGAGATTGAAAGGTTTGTTTTGTGCAGATACGGCTTACCACTCTAGACCTGCAGTATTATACAACCATTAACTAAGTACAGTTCTTGTTTGACACATCCTATttcttctgacattttttttccacatattgTTACTGACAATGACTCTTGAGTTGGGTTTTGCTTGTGACTCAGCTGAGCTTCTAAAGCAGAGATCTTCCCACAGTGAGGATATGACCAAGGTACTGGAGTATACAGCAGCTCCTGCAATTTAAGTTTTGGACTTGACCATTTGCCTTTATCATTTATGTACTCTTAGACAGGACAAGAAACCTGTGATCACCATTTATATTAAGTAAGGATGATGccattgctttcttctttggagtaatctgttttctttctatattcATGTATTATGTTAATTATTAAgttataaaatgttttgtaaatgtTGAACTGTTGAACTAGCAAGATGTCCATGTTACACTGAAGAACTTGTGTCTGatttggaaaatacatttttattttataataccTGAAATGGGAACGTCTCTGAAACAGTGGGAAAGTTGAGGTTCATAAGGCTCATAATTGCTTTTCAGACCCTCAAGCAAGAAGTGTTAGGAAACAATGGGTTTGATTTATCccttcaagaaacatggagaaacTTTCAATCTACTTGAAGAAATCAAACATAGAAGTTCCATGGTTTTTAAATCCGCCGACAATTCCTGAAAAATCATTCCTTGAAAATTTAgatttaagtttttcttttcatcctttctCTTATGGATCTAGTTGGTGGGTACACATCTCAGCAAAATTCACCACTACTATGTGTCAGTTACAGCTAGGACAAGAATTGTTTGTTTATTAAGGCTTTTATCATTAGAGGAAGTGCTTCTGTGCGGAGCATGCTTGTAATACCCTTAACCAGCTTGTAATACCCTTAACTAGCTTGTAATATCCTTTACTAGTTGACAGGAGTCCAACTaccaggagctgctgaaaaAGCCATCAAACTTGGCAGTCTCAGAGATATTCCCCAGCACCTTGAGTTATACCAAACAGAAGTGTTCAATTTGGTCGTGACTGTGTCtcttttaattgctgttttatCCAGAGATCTACCAAAGACTGCAGACGCCGTAAAACCAGTGATCAGCCATCCAACCACAGCCAGAATACAGAGAGCAGCTGTTCAACGCCGGAGTCTGTACAAGAGCTGTCAGATGATGATGGCAAGTATCTAGGTATCAGTGGGTCAAACTTTCATGTTCTTCTTCCTTTGGTATCTTATTCCTTGAGCGGGCTCTTGAACATTTTCCAACCTGGTTAACAATGCAGACCCATAGCCCACGGGCAAACACAGAGAAtgttctgcttttgtgttttccttaTGCACATCTACTCCTCTTCCTGCCTTGTGCTGGGAACAAACACGCtggaaaaatacactgaaattcCAATACACAGGAATCATGTTTCATTCCTTGTTCCCCTTTCTCAGTCTTTGTTGGAAATAACCCTGAGTACTTCAGAGATGGGGTCAGGTGCAAGTCCTCCATTCCCCTCCTCTTAGCTGGGGAAGCTGCTGTAAAAGACTTGCTTGAGAAATGAAAAGGGGCCCCAGACAAGTGCCACAGGACCCCTACCAAGGGGGGACAATTCTGTCATCtgtccctttttctccatgtttcCTTCTGAAGGGATACCTCTTGACTGTGATGATTTGACTGCAGTCAGCAAATTGCTAGATGAGCCTGGTTTGTTTTGTCACCACCACCATTATTGTCTCTCAATACTTTGCCACAGGGTTTGGTAGTCTGTGCACTCAGTGTGGGAAAGAAATGAATCACCTAAAGGAAATTCGTTCAGCCGTCTTATCTCTGCAGAGAGCCCAGCAGGAAATACACAGGTAATAATTTTCTCTCACCAAAGCAATTACCTTAATGGGGTAAAAGTAATCTGTGGCCTTTGGAGTGTCCTTGTCAGCTGCAGGTGCAGCTCACAACTACCTTAATAGGTAACCTGGTAGCACACTGGAAAGGCAAAACAAACCCTAAGTTGAAATGGTAATCTCTTCGTAAGGCTCTCTTTATGGGAGCAAAAAGCATCACTGCAGGATGTTATGTTTTCCCTTGGCACTCCCAGCTGTGGAACTGCTGTGGAAGCTGGCAGGGGATAGATAGAGACCTGGCTGTAAATAAATCTCTGCAAACAAATCTCATCAGCTATTGAGTGTGTTATCAACTTGCTTCATTTGCAGAGTCATGGGCACATGGTCTGAATACTGAGCTTCACGGTGTGAAAAGCGCTACATTCTCTCTTTTTGTGTGAATTGCTAGTATCACTGAGGGAAACAGGGAGTGCACCTGCTTAACCTACTGCTGGCAGAGGGCTTTGCACTGCAGACTCCTGTGGGGAGacagggcagggcagggtgAGGCAGGTATGGTACCAGTTACTTGTACCAGTTACTTGTATCCAATCCAGGGAAACTTGCTGATTCCTCCGTGCATGAGAACTATTACCCAGCTCTACAAAAGTATCAATAGAGCAGGATCATACCCTAGACTCACCATTTCTGGATGTTGAAGCAATCACTTAcgtgattttaatttttctttgctgctctttGAAGTGTACAGAACTAATTCTTGACTGAATTTTTATACCatttgatagtgataggacaaggaggaatggttttaaactagaagagaggagatttatgtgggatattaggaggaaattatttactcatCGGGCAatgaggcgctggcacaggctgcccagagaagctgtggatgccccctccctggagatgctcaaggccaggctggatagggccctgggcagcctgagctggtgggaggcagcccATGGTAGGGGATAGGGCTGGATGACCTATGGGGTACCTCCCAACAAAAGCCATCCTATGTCTATGATTTGTGAGtagtgctgcaggaagagatTTCTTGGGTTTTGTGCCATTACACCTCTTCATGCCAGCCAGCATGCTTTACTTGATCCAGCAGCACCTGGAAGTACTTATCTTTCTGTCAAGAGGGGGAGAGGAAAGTCTGTAGGATGCAGTACCATACCCATTAGGGTGCCTCTTAAGTGCTGGGATCCCTGCCTGTGTGGAAGCTCTGGGGCTCTGAGTGTGTGTTCATTCCTTCCAACATGcaaa
It encodes:
- the LOC104911014 gene encoding oxysterol-binding protein-related protein 5-like encodes the protein MERRLSTRMSNHKTTCINNQITLHKRSTKDCRRRKTSDQPSNHSQNTESSCSTPESVQELSDDDGKYLGFGSLCTQCGKEMNHLKEIRSAVLSLQRAQQEIHRNLSALNKKSFHRKVSSGSFLLDSRCWFLLCIFLTCQLFINYVFK